In Listeria monocytogenes, the following proteins share a genomic window:
- the hisG gene encoding ATP phosphoribosyltransferase produces MKALKIALTKGRLEKDAVALLEKAGIDCSSMTDKKRKLIFHSSTQPISFILVKAVDVMTYVKHGVADIGIVGKDVLMEASKSHYEMLDLEIGKCQFCLASTPDFDPSSYRRKIIATKYPTVASKFFREKGEDVEIIKIEGSVEIAPVLGLADAIIDIVETGSTLKENGLLIYEKMYPISARLIVNKASLKQNKTQIFQLIDQLEQAIKEERIE; encoded by the coding sequence ATGAAAGCTCTAAAAATTGCTCTAACGAAAGGTCGACTGGAGAAAGACGCAGTGGCACTTTTGGAAAAAGCTGGGATTGACTGTTCTTCTATGACAGATAAAAAGCGTAAACTAATTTTTCATAGTAGCACTCAACCAATCTCTTTTATTTTAGTAAAAGCGGTCGATGTCATGACTTACGTAAAGCACGGGGTTGCGGATATTGGCATCGTTGGTAAAGACGTTTTAATGGAGGCATCTAAATCCCATTATGAAATGCTCGACCTTGAAATCGGCAAATGCCAGTTCTGCCTTGCTTCTACACCTGACTTTGACCCGAGCAGTTATCGACGAAAAATCATCGCAACCAAGTATCCAACTGTTGCTTCCAAATTTTTCCGTGAAAAAGGCGAAGATGTAGAAATTATCAAAATCGAAGGATCCGTCGAGATTGCTCCAGTGCTTGGTCTTGCTGATGCCATCATCGATATCGTCGAAACTGGCTCCACTTTAAAAGAAAATGGCTTACTTATTTATGAAAAAATGTATCCAATCTCCGCCCGTCTGATTGTCAATAAAGCTTCCTTAAAACAGAACAAAACGCAAATTTTCCAATTAATCGACCAATTAGAACAAGCGATAAAGGAGGAACGCATCGAATGA
- a CDS encoding ATP phosphoribosyltransferase regulatory subunit, which produces MNLNKNLPTGTRDKLFREAQAAYKIEQQVNHYFEKRGFKRIETPVIEFEDVFSSEHQADAKLYRFFDEKGRLTVLRPDMTLPIGRVVSTTGVTLPLKLSYSGKIFRANEDFGGEQNEQTQAGIEIIGYPSIKAEIECILSGIGVLNALEIPNFQIELGHAAIYRRVIQLLNLSETAEIDFRQLIQNKSLTGIKRFVANNPSTLDDFILAIPRLFGPATAILSQAKNLTTDKGILTALHEMETIVEAVSYTADISVDLGLVQDFHYYTGIIFRGYADLAADNFLSGGRYDHLLEQFTSSSSPAVGLALNLDSLTTLQNRAGIIKKQTPTTLLIHYDLEALQQAEKFMQETPNSELSFFETASNAISFAKKWHIPEVVHVSSQGIQTIFQREVD; this is translated from the coding sequence ATGAACTTAAATAAGAACTTACCAACTGGAACACGTGATAAACTCTTTCGTGAAGCACAAGCTGCATACAAAATTGAGCAACAAGTGAATCATTATTTTGAAAAACGTGGATTTAAACGTATTGAAACACCTGTTATCGAGTTTGAAGATGTCTTTTCTTCTGAACATCAAGCCGATGCGAAGTTATACCGTTTCTTTGACGAAAAAGGTCGTTTGACAGTTCTACGTCCGGACATGACCCTTCCAATTGGTCGAGTTGTGAGTACAACTGGTGTGACGCTCCCTCTAAAACTTTCTTATAGCGGAAAAATTTTCCGTGCCAATGAAGATTTTGGCGGCGAACAAAACGAACAAACGCAAGCTGGAATCGAAATCATTGGCTATCCTTCGATTAAAGCGGAGATTGAATGTATTTTAAGTGGAATCGGGGTTTTAAATGCTCTAGAAATTCCGAATTTTCAAATTGAACTCGGACATGCGGCAATTTATCGGCGTGTTATCCAACTTTTAAATCTCTCCGAAACAGCTGAAATTGATTTTCGCCAACTAATTCAAAATAAAAGCTTAACTGGTATTAAACGATTTGTTGCCAATAATCCAAGTACACTTGACGATTTTATTCTAGCCATACCAAGATTATTCGGCCCAGCGACAGCTATTTTAAGCCAAGCAAAAAATTTAACGACCGACAAAGGAATTTTAACGGCACTGCACGAAATGGAAACCATTGTGGAAGCTGTTTCTTACACAGCAGATATTAGTGTCGATTTAGGACTCGTACAAGATTTTCATTATTATACAGGTATAATTTTTAGAGGATATGCTGACCTTGCTGCTGATAATTTTTTAAGCGGCGGCCGTTACGATCACTTACTAGAACAATTCACCAGCTCTTCCTCCCCAGCAGTTGGTTTGGCTCTTAATCTCGACTCCCTCACAACTCTACAAAACCGCGCTGGCATCATCAAAAAACAAACACCAACAACACTTTTAATCCACTACGACCTTGAAGCACTCCAACAAGCAGAAAAATTCATGCAAGAAACACCAAATAGCGAATTAAGTTTTTTTGAAACAGCATCAAACGCCATCTCTTTTGCAAAAAAATGGCATATTCCCGAAGTCGTTCACGTCTCGAGCCAAGGCATCCAAACTATTTTCCAAAGGGAGGTGGACTGA
- the hisJ gene encoding histidinol-phosphatase HisJ: protein MKRDGHTHTEFCPHGTHDDVEEMVLKAIELDFDEYSIVEHAPLSSEFMKNTAGDKEAVTTASMAMSDLPYYFKKMNHIKKKYASDLLIHIGFEVDYLIGYEDFTRDFLNEYGPQTDDGVLSLHFLEGQGGFRSIDFSAEDYNEGIVQFYGGFEQAQLAYLEGVKQSIEADLGPFKPQRIGHISLFQKFQQFFGADTSDFSEEVMEEFQAILALVKKRDYELDFNTAGLFKPLCGETYPPKKIVTLAKALQIPFVYGSDSHGVQDIGRGYDTYCQK, encoded by the coding sequence ATGAAAAGAGACGGGCATACGCACACAGAATTTTGTCCACATGGTACGCATGATGACGTGGAAGAAATGGTTTTAAAAGCGATTGAACTGGATTTTGATGAGTATTCTATAGTAGAGCACGCGCCACTTTCGAGTGAATTCATGAAAAATACAGCTGGGGACAAGGAAGCTGTGACAACGGCTAGTATGGCAATGAGTGATCTCCCTTATTATTTTAAGAAAATGAACCATATAAAGAAAAAATATGCGAGCGATTTATTAATACATATCGGGTTTGAAGTGGATTATTTGATTGGTTATGAGGATTTTACGCGGGACTTTTTGAATGAGTATGGGCCGCAAACCGACGATGGTGTGTTGTCGCTGCATTTTTTAGAGGGGCAAGGTGGTTTTCGTTCGATTGATTTTTCAGCGGAGGATTATAATGAAGGAATTGTACAATTTTATGGCGGGTTTGAACAAGCGCAACTTGCTTATTTAGAAGGTGTAAAACAGTCAATTGAAGCGGATTTAGGACCATTTAAACCGCAGAGAATTGGGCATATTTCATTGTTTCAGAAGTTTCAGCAATTCTTTGGGGCGGATACAAGCGATTTTTCTGAGGAAGTAATGGAGGAATTTCAGGCGATTCTTGCTTTAGTAAAGAAACGTGACTATGAGCTTGATTTTAATACGGCGGGACTGTTTAAACCACTTTGCGGAGAGACATATCCACCAAAGAAAATAGTGACATTAGCTAAAGCGTTACAGATTCCGTTTGTCTATGGGTCAGACTCGCACGGTGTTCAAGATATTGGGCGCGGTTATGATACTTATTGCCAAAAATGA
- a CDS encoding MGMT family protein — protein sequence MIPADFEDRVYTVVRQIPRGKVTTYGQIAYMIGFPKNARLVGATLKHSKRDQITPCHRVVNAAGRLVPGWEEQRELLLSEGVTFKENGHVKMKDHFWQ from the coding sequence ATGATTCCAGCAGATTTTGAAGATCGTGTTTATACAGTCGTGCGCCAAATTCCGCGCGGTAAAGTGACTACATATGGCCAAATCGCTTATATGATTGGCTTTCCCAAAAACGCCAGACTCGTAGGCGCTACGCTAAAACATTCGAAGCGTGACCAAATTACGCCTTGCCATCGTGTCGTCAATGCAGCTGGTCGACTTGTCCCAGGCTGGGAAGAACAACGCGAGCTACTTTTATCAGAAGGTGTGACGTTTAAAGAGAATGGACACGTCAAAATGAAAGATCATTTTTGGCAATAA
- a CDS encoding nucleoid-associated protein, translated as MPDFSYAKITKLVVHFAGNKAREEGTEVSANVLADIGSEMNQTLASIFLEPFKKDEYYQFTHETDLDFNEVRTFASNMFVAEEEFLDESKKILEHLYSETTHPNIKSGDVWIFFIEGCVVDGDFTNGIGIFKVENKEVFLKNDFNGREFQIGYDKGITGTDLDKGCLVFNVDHDTGNKVLILDRLNRGDSVYWKDKFLSIDKITDEKFYTEGFVEVCTDYIKQREESLLDKSNFVKATSEYLAGEETLNIAEFARTTIEKPEEITEFNTMVDTFERENNVRFPETFQLDEEKREKLSKKIRKTIKLGKNISVVVKDLEQLEETDFVQGYDEEKGKNYMIVYYD; from the coding sequence ATGCCAGATTTTTCATACGCAAAAATTACAAAACTCGTGGTCCATTTTGCTGGAAATAAAGCGAGAGAAGAAGGAACAGAAGTATCAGCGAATGTGCTCGCTGATATTGGTTCAGAAATGAATCAAACACTAGCTTCGATTTTCTTAGAGCCATTTAAAAAAGATGAATATTATCAATTTACGCATGAAACAGATTTAGATTTTAATGAAGTTCGTACTTTTGCTTCGAATATGTTTGTCGCGGAGGAAGAGTTTCTGGATGAATCCAAGAAGATTTTAGAGCATTTATATAGCGAAACAACCCACCCGAATATTAAAAGTGGCGATGTCTGGATTTTCTTTATTGAGGGCTGCGTTGTCGATGGTGATTTCACGAACGGAATCGGGATTTTTAAAGTCGAAAACAAAGAAGTTTTTCTTAAAAATGATTTCAACGGCAGAGAATTCCAAATTGGCTATGATAAAGGGATTACCGGGACTGATTTAGATAAAGGTTGCTTGGTTTTCAATGTCGATCATGACACGGGAAATAAAGTGTTGATTTTAGACCGGCTTAACCGCGGAGATTCGGTGTATTGGAAAGATAAGTTTTTGAGTATTGATAAGATAACCGATGAGAAATTTTACACGGAAGGTTTTGTGGAAGTTTGTACGGATTATATTAAACAACGCGAGGAGTCACTGCTTGATAAATCTAATTTTGTAAAAGCGACATCGGAATATTTAGCAGGCGAAGAGACGTTGAATATTGCTGAATTTGCTCGCACGACAATTGAAAAACCGGAAGAGATTACTGAATTTAACACGATGGTGGATACATTTGAACGAGAAAATAATGTCCGTTTTCCAGAAACATTCCAATTAGATGAAGAAAAGCGCGAAAAACTATCGAAAAAAATACGTAAAACGATTAAGCTTGGCAAAAATATTTCGGTTGTTGTGAAAGATTTAGAACAGCTGGAAGAAACTGATTTTGTACAAGGATATGATGAGGAAAAAGGCAAAAACTACATGATTGTGTATTATGATTAA
- a CDS encoding NCS2 family permease — MDKFFKLRENKTTVRTEILAGLTTFLSMAYVLFVNPSMLATTGMELKAVFVATILASVVGSLAMGLIANYPIGLAPGMGLNAFFAYTVCAQWGIPWQTALAGVLVSGLVFICLTISGLREKIVNAIPTELKFAVGAGIGFFIAFLGLKNAGIIVPNESTIVALGDLHSGPVLLAVFGIVVTVAYMTIGWKGAIFFGMATTAVAGMLFGLIDVPTQVVSSVPSMESTFGQAIIHLPDIFTPQMLIVILTFFFIDFFDTAGTLVAVATQAGFVKDNKIPRAGRSLFSDSLATVFGAIFGTSTTTSYVESTAGVAVGGRTGLTAVVVAICFSLSLFFSPLLGVITSAVTTPALVIVGILMIGNVAHIDWTKFEVAVPSFFVILMMVLTFSIATGIAIGFIFYPITMVLKGRYKEVHPIMYVMMVLFILYFMFVV, encoded by the coding sequence ATGGATAAATTTTTCAAACTACGCGAGAACAAGACGACTGTTCGGACAGAAATACTCGCGGGGCTAACGACTTTCTTGTCGATGGCTTATGTACTTTTCGTCAACCCATCTATGCTTGCAACAACTGGAATGGAATTAAAAGCTGTTTTTGTGGCAACGATTCTTGCTTCTGTTGTAGGCTCACTTGCAATGGGGCTAATCGCTAATTACCCGATTGGACTTGCACCAGGTATGGGGCTAAATGCATTTTTCGCTTATACCGTTTGTGCGCAGTGGGGAATTCCTTGGCAAACGGCGCTAGCTGGTGTTCTCGTTTCTGGCTTAGTGTTCATTTGTTTAACTATTTCTGGACTTCGTGAAAAAATCGTTAATGCAATCCCAACGGAACTAAAATTCGCAGTGGGCGCAGGGATTGGTTTTTTTATCGCCTTTTTAGGGCTTAAAAATGCTGGAATTATTGTGCCAAATGAATCTACTATTGTAGCGCTTGGTGACTTACATTCTGGCCCAGTGTTACTGGCTGTTTTCGGGATTGTTGTTACTGTTGCTTACATGACAATTGGTTGGAAAGGTGCGATTTTCTTTGGAATGGCAACAACCGCTGTTGCTGGAATGTTGTTTGGACTGATTGATGTGCCGACTCAAGTTGTTTCATCTGTACCAAGTATGGAGTCAACGTTTGGTCAAGCAATTATTCACTTACCAGATATTTTTACACCACAAATGCTCATTGTTATTTTGACATTTTTCTTCATTGATTTCTTTGATACTGCCGGAACACTTGTTGCGGTTGCGACTCAAGCTGGATTTGTAAAAGATAACAAAATTCCGCGCGCAGGTCGTTCCCTATTCTCTGACTCGCTGGCAACAGTATTTGGAGCGATTTTCGGAACTTCAACAACGACTTCTTATGTAGAATCTACTGCAGGGGTTGCGGTTGGTGGTCGGACAGGTTTAACTGCAGTTGTAGTTGCCATCTGTTTCTCGCTATCCCTTTTCTTCTCACCACTTCTTGGCGTGATTACGAGTGCAGTTACGACGCCAGCACTTGTTATCGTTGGGATTTTAATGATTGGAAATGTCGCTCATATTGATTGGACTAAATTCGAAGTAGCGGTTCCGTCCTTTTTCGTTATTTTAATGATGGTCCTTACCTTCTCTATTGCTACTGGTATCGCAATTGGTTTCATTTTCTACCCAATCACCATGGTACTTAAAGGACGCTACAAAGAAGTGCATCCGATTATGTACGTGATGATGGTACTGTTTATACTGTACTTTATGTTCGTCGTTTAG
- a CDS encoding glycoside hydrolase family 1 protein, translated as MTYKFPENFWWGSAASGPQTEGAANVDGRKPSIWDHWYKIEPGRFFNDVGPTNTSNFYYQYKEDIALMKQTGHNSFRTSIQWSRLIPDGIGEVNPKAVDFYNRVIDEMLANDVEPFMNLYHFDMPMSMQEKGGFESREVVDAYATFAKTCFELFGDRVKHWFTFNEPIVPVEAGYLYDMHYPNVVDFKRATQVAYHTTLAHALAVKEFHALEIPEGQIGIILNLTPSYPRSQNPADLKAAHIADLIFNRSFLDPVTKGEFPADLVEIIREHDALPEYTEEDLAIIKNNIIDILGVNYYQPRRVKAKEYAAHPDAPFMPEHLFDNYEMPYRKMNPYRGWEIFERAIYDIAINLRDNYDNIPFFISENGMGVEGESRYRNADGMIEDTYRIDFIKSHLKWLHKAIEEGANCHGYHLWTFMDCWSWANAYKNRYGLVEVDLDNDFKRTVKASGHWYKELSENNGFED; from the coding sequence ATGACTTATAAATTTCCAGAAAATTTTTGGTGGGGAAGTGCAGCATCCGGCCCACAAACAGAAGGCGCAGCAAATGTAGATGGCAGAAAACCAAGTATTTGGGATCACTGGTACAAAATCGAACCAGGTCGTTTCTTTAACGATGTAGGACCTACGAATACATCTAATTTTTACTATCAATATAAAGAAGATATTGCTTTAATGAAACAAACTGGGCATAATTCTTTCCGTACTTCGATTCAGTGGTCACGTCTTATTCCAGATGGTATTGGCGAAGTGAATCCGAAAGCGGTTGATTTTTACAATCGCGTTATTGATGAAATGCTTGCAAATGACGTGGAACCATTTATGAATTTATATCATTTTGATATGCCAATGTCGATGCAAGAAAAAGGCGGTTTTGAAAGCCGTGAAGTAGTTGACGCGTATGCAACTTTTGCAAAAACTTGTTTTGAATTATTCGGAGATCGCGTGAAACATTGGTTTACTTTTAATGAACCAATTGTTCCTGTTGAAGCGGGCTATTTATACGATATGCACTATCCAAATGTGGTTGATTTTAAACGTGCGACTCAGGTTGCTTACCATACTACTTTGGCACATGCGCTTGCTGTTAAAGAATTCCACGCACTTGAAATTCCAGAAGGCCAAATCGGAATCATTTTAAACTTAACACCGTCGTATCCAAGAAGCCAAAATCCGGCAGATTTAAAAGCAGCTCATATTGCGGATTTAATTTTCAACCGTAGTTTCCTTGATCCGGTTACAAAAGGGGAATTCCCAGCTGACCTTGTAGAAATTATTCGCGAACATGACGCGCTTCCAGAATATACCGAAGAAGATTTGGCGATAATTAAAAACAACATTATTGATATTTTGGGTGTAAATTACTACCAACCGCGTCGTGTGAAAGCGAAAGAATACGCAGCTCACCCTGATGCACCATTTATGCCAGAACATCTTTTTGATAACTATGAAATGCCTTACCGTAAAATGAATCCGTATCGTGGCTGGGAAATTTTTGAAAGAGCGATTTATGATATTGCGATTAATCTGCGCGACAACTACGATAATATCCCGTTCTTTATTTCTGAAAATGGTATGGGTGTAGAAGGCGAAAGTCGCTACCGTAATGCAGATGGAATGATTGAAGATACGTACCGAATCGATTTCATTAAGAGTCACTTGAAATGGCTTCATAAAGCAATTGAAGAAGGCGCTAATTGTCACGGTTACCACCTTTGGACGTTCATGGATTGCTGGAGCTGGGCGAATGCTTACAAAAACCGTTACGGCCTAGTAGAAGTAGATTTGGACAATGATTTCAAACGTACTGTAAAAGCTTCTGGTCATTGGTACAAAGAACTTTCAGAAAACAATGGTTTTGAAGACTAA
- a CDS encoding GntR family transcriptional regulator — protein MAQNQTKYSFIAEEIRKRIMNHAYPLNQPIPDEITLAKEFDCSRMTMKKALEVLVLEGLLYRKRGHGTFIIKSALDADRLQIHNQEVNGFTKLLNGKKVISKVIEFKVIFPTEEIAERLHIEMETPIYDILRVRLVKDEPYVLEHTYMPVGVIPGINQQILEGSIYSYIQDDLNLKIASSYKQIRADKATLLDQQYLDCASDDPVVEVEQTVYLNNGLAFEFSRSRHRYDKFVFTTVNIARR, from the coding sequence GTGGCTCAGAACCAGACGAAATATAGCTTTATTGCTGAAGAAATCCGCAAAAGAATTATGAATCACGCCTATCCGCTTAATCAACCTATTCCTGATGAGATAACTTTGGCGAAAGAGTTTGATTGCAGTCGAATGACAATGAAAAAGGCGCTTGAAGTACTTGTACTTGAAGGCTTACTATATCGTAAACGCGGGCATGGTACTTTCATTATCAAATCGGCGCTGGACGCGGACCGCTTGCAGATTCATAACCAAGAGGTAAACGGCTTCACTAAACTTTTGAACGGCAAGAAAGTTATTAGTAAAGTAATCGAGTTTAAAGTCATTTTTCCAACTGAAGAAATTGCAGAGCGCCTTCATATCGAAATGGAAACGCCAATCTATGATATTCTTCGTGTTCGGCTAGTGAAAGATGAACCATATGTATTAGAACACACGTATATGCCAGTTGGGGTTATCCCAGGCATTAACCAGCAAATTTTAGAAGGTTCGATTTACTCTTATATCCAAGACGATTTGAACCTGAAAATTGCTAGTTCGTACAAACAAATTCGCGCAGATAAAGCAACACTGCTTGATCAGCAATATCTTGACTGCGCTTCAGATGATCCCGTTGTTGAAGTAGAACAAACCGTTTATTTAAACAACGGTCTCGCGTTTGAGTTTTCCAGATCGCGCCACCGTTATGATAAATTCGTGTTTACTACCGTTAATATTGCTAGACGTTGA
- a CDS encoding MucBP domain-containing protein has translation MKKKYFLCVFAVILFFTGFLFGNSPVNAAETDTSNVTYNYIDISTLTETQKNSIIKGNPNETLTNDYENYSFVYQKNTSEPTTNTDNTSDNNKNQNGTLLKAGDVGPNSYLIILGFILFGSGIGLLTLKKRHARQLLVFLVVLGGSSLLVGSIVQATENSNLKTQESQTVAKGTKETKQPESMEGYTYVGYIHTSKNNTPPVVEKGTVTVNYQDEQGNSLATSETLKGDIGQPYQTATKNIEGYQLKEVNGNTTGTFTEKAQVVTYVYQKVPLATVTVKYLDQDGNKIHDPQTISGNIGEPYDASTDKYKLQIEGYTLDTTKLPNNANGTFTNQAIEVTYIYTKEAQDVKITIKFVDSNGDPFVLTDLTTYKNGDLVPIYPNLDQYHMRLNYNQQIYNQGEAVPDIVIPAKEGETYSLPERMTFNILDDQGKQIPYVISQNADFSSTGIERWENYQSIPTNREGTLTSEDVVVTYQILVYGVMIPEP, from the coding sequence ATGAAGAAAAAATACTTTCTTTGTGTATTCGCAGTAATATTATTTTTCACAGGTTTTCTTTTTGGAAATTCACCGGTGAATGCTGCTGAAACTGATACAAGCAATGTGACGTATAATTACATTGATATCAGCACATTAACAGAAACGCAAAAAAATAGTATTATCAAAGGAAATCCAAACGAGACACTTACAAATGATTATGAAAATTATTCCTTTGTGTATCAAAAAAACACATCAGAACCAACTACAAATACAGATAATACTTCTGACAATAATAAAAATCAAAATGGGACACTATTAAAAGCGGGAGATGTTGGCCCAAATAGCTATTTAATCATCCTTGGGTTTATTTTATTCGGAAGTGGTATTGGACTTCTTACATTGAAAAAAAGACACGCCAGACAGCTGCTAGTATTTCTTGTTGTCCTTGGCGGTAGTAGTTTGTTAGTCGGGTCGATTGTCCAAGCAACAGAAAATAGTAACTTAAAAACTCAAGAATCTCAAACAGTTGCAAAAGGAACGAAAGAAACGAAACAACCCGAATCAATGGAAGGGTATACGTATGTAGGATATATACATACAAGTAAAAATAATACACCTCCCGTAGTTGAAAAAGGGACTGTAACTGTAAACTATCAAGATGAACAAGGAAATTCACTGGCAACTAGTGAAACACTCAAAGGCGACATTGGCCAACCATATCAGACTGCAACGAAAAATATTGAGGGATACCAATTAAAAGAAGTGAATGGGAATACAACAGGAACTTTTACAGAAAAAGCTCAAGTTGTTACTTATGTTTATCAAAAAGTGCCTTTAGCTACCGTAACTGTTAAATACCTCGATCAGGATGGAAACAAAATCCATGATCCACAAACAATTAGCGGTAATATTGGCGAACCATATGATGCTTCAACAGATAAATACAAATTACAAATTGAGGGATACACATTAGATACAACGAAACTGCCAAACAATGCAAATGGTACTTTCACTAATCAAGCTATAGAAGTAACGTATATCTATACGAAAGAAGCGCAAGATGTTAAAATAACAATTAAATTTGTTGATAGCAATGGGGATCCATTTGTTTTAACGGATTTAACAACTTATAAAAACGGCGATTTAGTACCTATTTATCCTAATTTAGATCAATATCATATGAGATTAAATTACAATCAACAAATTTATAATCAAGGTGAAGCGGTGCCTGATATTGTTATTCCAGCTAAAGAAGGGGAAACATATTCGTTACCGGAAAGAATGACCTTTAATATACTGGATGATCAAGGGAAACAAATCCCCTACGTTATTTCGCAAAATGCCGATTTCAGTAGTACTGGGATTGAGAGATGGGAAAACTACCAAAGTATACCAACCAATCGCGAAGGAACGCTGACTAGCGAAGATGTGGTGGTTACGTATCAGATACTTGTTTATGGGGTTATGATTCCTGAGCCATAA
- a CDS encoding threonine/serine exporter family protein, whose product MDLVWTIIIQLVLSYVATVTFAIITNVPKRALNACGITGTFGWMAYWTLMQMDSGTGASSLAGAFVVAILSHFFAKHKKMPITIFNVPGIVPLVPGGLAYQAVRNFVLGDYTEAIGFSVQVTVVAGAIAAGLMLSEVFNHSIRAFRGRKERI is encoded by the coding sequence ATGGATTTAGTTTGGACTATCATTATTCAATTAGTGCTGAGTTACGTTGCGACGGTGACGTTTGCGATTATTACAAATGTGCCAAAAAGAGCGCTGAATGCTTGCGGGATTACAGGAACATTTGGCTGGATGGCTTACTGGACTTTGATGCAAATGGATTCTGGAACAGGGGCGTCTTCCCTCGCCGGCGCTTTCGTCGTCGCAATTCTGAGTCACTTTTTTGCGAAACATAAAAAAATGCCGATTACGATATTTAACGTTCCCGGAATTGTGCCACTCGTTCCTGGGGGCCTCGCTTACCAAGCCGTGCGGAATTTTGTGTTAGGTGATTATACGGAAGCGATTGGCTTTTCTGTACAAGTTACAGTGGTTGCTGGCGCTATAGCAGCGGGATTAATGCTCTCAGAAGTATTCAATCATAGTATTAGGGCATTTCGTGGACGGAAAGAACGTATTTAA
- a CDS encoding threonine/serine exporter ThrE family protein: MSNETTDYLLETCLMAGKIMMESGAEMYRVEDTMNRIATIASNKKGISFVTPTGLFMSLEGERNVQLQQIPTRTINLEKVSMVNEFSRDFAEKRISLKELHTKLVNLDKDVRYFPIWLQIIAASLVSGSLMVIFGGGWFDFIPTCIIGAIGFIIFYYTQIFMKVKFLAEFLASLSVGLLAVLTISIGWGINLDTMIIGGVMPLVPGVPITNAVRDLIAGHLLSGMARGTEALLTSCAIGIGIAVVFRFFL, from the coding sequence ATGTCGAATGAAACAACAGATTATTTGCTAGAAACATGCTTAATGGCAGGCAAAATAATGATGGAAAGCGGCGCGGAAATGTACCGTGTGGAAGATACAATGAACCGCATCGCCACCATCGCTAGTAATAAAAAAGGAATTAGTTTCGTGACGCCAACTGGGCTTTTTATGTCGCTTGAAGGTGAACGCAATGTGCAATTACAGCAAATTCCGACAAGAACCATTAATTTAGAAAAAGTGTCTATGGTCAATGAATTTTCTAGGGATTTCGCGGAAAAGAGAATTTCCTTAAAAGAATTACATACAAAGCTCGTTAATTTAGATAAAGATGTTCGCTACTTCCCTATTTGGTTGCAGATTATTGCGGCATCACTCGTTAGTGGATCGTTGATGGTTATTTTTGGTGGGGGTTGGTTTGATTTTATTCCGACTTGTATCATTGGCGCTATTGGTTTTATTATTTTTTACTACACGCAGATTTTTATGAAGGTGAAGTTTCTAGCAGAATTTTTAGCTTCATTAAGTGTCGGACTCTTAGCTGTTTTGACGATTTCGATTGGTTGGGGTATTAATCTGGACACGATGATTATCGGTGGCGTGATGCCGCTTGTTCCCGGGGTACCGATTACGAATGCGGTTCGGGATTTGATTGCTGGGCATTTGCTTAGTGGAATGGCACGCGGAACGGAAGCGCTACTTACTTCTTGTGCAATAGGAATTGGAATCGCGGTTGTTTTCCGCTTTTTCTTATAA
- a CDS encoding YdbC family protein: MANIEYEIIEEIGVLSENARGWRKELNKVSWNGRPPKYDIRDWSEDHEKMGKGITLTDDEAEALKKLLD, from the coding sequence TTGGCGAATATTGAATATGAAATCATCGAAGAAATTGGCGTATTGTCCGAAAACGCGCGTGGTTGGCGGAAGGAATTAAATAAAGTAAGCTGGAACGGTCGCCCACCTAAATATGATATCCGCGACTGGTCAGAGGATCACGAGAAAATGGGAAAAGGGATTACACTAACTGACGACGAGGCAGAAGCACTAAAAAAACTGTTAGATTAA